One genomic segment of Panicum virgatum strain AP13 chromosome 2N, P.virgatum_v5, whole genome shotgun sequence includes these proteins:
- the LOC120658925 gene encoding putative non-specific lipid-transfer protein 14, which translates to MAAAGWSLVVAAGAMAVAVIATLCSPPHCTATAASAGRSDSSPPKASLDCGTVTSLLAGCRAFVRRGEAAPSPSVPAPGAACCEGVAELYAVAADSADNWRSVCRCMAGLVRRYSSNASAIALLPVLCAVLPPAGSAVVGDTLTYCTRYIWAHRNTRTCSSLFISSINDR; encoded by the coding sequence ATGGCGGCCGCGGGGTGGTCTCTTGTAGtagccgccggcgccatggccgtggccgtgATCGCCACCCTGTGTTCTCCCCCACACTGCACCGCGACTGCCGCGTCGGCGGGGCGGTCCGACTCGTCGCCGCCGAAGGCGTCGCTGGACTGCGGCACGGTGACGTCGCTGCTGGCGGGCTGCAGGGCCTTcgtccggcgcggcgaggcggcgccctCGCCGTCCGTGCCGGCCCCCGGCGCGGCGTGCTGCGAGGGCGTGGCGGAGCTCTACGCCGTGGCGGCAGACTCCGCGGACAACTGGCGGTCCGTGTGCCGCTGCATGGCGGGGCTCGTCCGCCGGTACAGCTCCAATGCGTCCGCCATCGCGCTGCTGCCGGTGCTCTGCGCCGTCCTGCCGCCCGCCGGCAGCGCCGTCGTCGGCGACACCCTCACGTACTGCACAAGGTATATATGGGCACACCGAAACACACGCACGTGCTCATCGCTCTTCATTTCTTCAATCAATGACCGGTAA